A region of Haliotis asinina isolate JCU_RB_2024 chromosome 7, JCU_Hal_asi_v2, whole genome shotgun sequence DNA encodes the following proteins:
- the LOC137291449 gene encoding uncharacterized protein: protein MGLNTTAASRNTSVPMTGGGSQTTTGYPCSGPSTEAYDHQGAMRFTVAVVLVYGIGVIGVLGIYVRRRRNYSIERATDIFVKGLQEHRDLLEKKRQLSAVHNLINSIHGSAWKYTPSSTAASTPVKTPDLNPLTLSLKRCGDDVRSAGSPDAMEGAPLTFSHRRPEFVRCMSAFTMERQESIPETEEEEDESVTLPFGQTPASLRSFGSANYEIDKECVSADSKARVQNSPIDMELTSVRYYKCNSSSEVSPLSESTNIETNESFTPESETTDDGVVSKTASKINTNGRFRVIPLQDV, encoded by the coding sequence ATGGGTCTTAACACAACGGCAGCTTCAAGGAATACGAGTGTTCCCATGACAGGAGGTGGATCACAGACAACGACCGGGTACCCCTGTTCGGGGCCATCAACAGAGGCTTATGACCACCAGGGAGCTATGAGGTTCACCGTCGCCGTTGTGTTGGTGTATGGCATTGGGGTGATTGGGGTCCTCGGCATCTACGTAAGGCGCCGCCGTAATTATTCAATTGAGAGAGCTACAGACATATTTGTGAAAGGGTTACAAGAACATCGGGATCTGCTTGAAAAGAAGCGGCAGCTCTCGGCGGTTCACAACCTCATCAACTCCATCCATGGCAGCGCTTGGAAATATACTCCATCTTCCACGGCGGCGTCAACGCCGGTGAAGACGCCAGACTTGAATCCGTTAACGTTGTCCTTGAAGCGCTGTGGTGATGACGTCCGTTCTGCAGGGTCACCAGATGCGATGGAGGGAGCGCCGTTGACCTTCAGTCACAGAAGACCAGAATTCGTGAGGTGTATGTCGGCCTTCACCATGGAGAGACAGGAGTCTATACCGGAAACGGAAGAAGAAGAGGATGAGTCGGTGACCTTACCCTTCGGCCAGACACCAGCAAGTTTAAGGTCATTTGGTTCGGCAAATTATGAAATTGACAAAGAGTGTGTATCAGCAGATTCAAAGGCACGTGTACAAAATTCTCCTATTGACATGGAATTAACTTCTGTGAGATATTACAAGTGTAATTCAAGTAGTGAAGTGTCGCCCTTGTCGGAGAGTACAAACATTGAAACAAATGAAAGTTTCACACCAGAAAGTGAGACAACTGATGATGGTGTTGTGTCCAAAACTGCATCCAAGATTAACACCAATGGGCGTTTCCGCGTGATACCTTTACAGGACGTTTGA